In one window of Oncorhynchus kisutch isolate 150728-3 linkage group LG16, Okis_V2, whole genome shotgun sequence DNA:
- the LOC109906310 gene encoding liver-expressed antimicrobial peptide 2-like: MQDRQHYFMKAFTWFLVFLVLGPQASASPVPSVDVPPSSGHLQPEGQRALKRMARMTPLWRTMGTKPYGAYCLNNYECSTGICRGGHCMFSQPIKS, from the exons ATGCAGGACCGCCAACACTACTTCATGAAAGCCTTCACATGGTTCCTGGTGTTCCTGGTGCTCGGTCCGCAG GCGTCTGCCAGCCCTGTTCCGTCTGTGGATGTCCCACCCAGCTCTGGTCATCTCCAGCCTGAAGGTCAGAGGGCACTGAAGCGGATGGCTCGTATGACCCCTTTGTGGAGGACCATGGGTACTAAACCCTACGGGGCGTACTGTCTTAACAACTATGAGTGCTCCACTGGGATCTGCAG gggtGGCCACTGCATGTTCAGCCAACCCATCAAGTCCTAG